The proteins below are encoded in one region of Winogradskyella helgolandensis:
- a CDS encoding tRNA-binding protein: MEKIITFEDFTKVDLRIGTIIEVNDFPNAHRPAYQLSIDFGALGVKKSSAQITTQYQKDGLLSRQIVAVVNFPKKQIANFMSECLVVGAVKENDVFLLHPETKVKNGSQVS; this comes from the coding sequence ATGGAAAAGATAATAACATTTGAAGACTTTACAAAGGTAGATTTACGAATTGGGACAATTATAGAAGTAAACGATTTTCCAAATGCTCATAGGCCTGCGTATCAGTTGTCAATAGATTTTGGAGCATTAGGGGTAAAAAAGTCGTCTGCTCAAATAACAACACAATACCAAAAAGATGGTTTGTTGAGTCGTCAAATTGTAGCTGTGGTTAATTTTCCTAAAAAGCAAATAGCCAATTTTATGAGCGAATGTTTGGTTGTAGGTGCTGTAAAAGAAAATGACGTGTTTCTTCTGCATCCAGAAACTAAGGTTAAAAATGGTTCTCAGGTGTCTTAA
- a CDS encoding DinB family protein has protein sequence MPTSKQLAKHIHQVYFGGNWTEVNVRDTVSNITWETAIKNIEGFNTILALTYHIHYFTKVQLRVFEDGRLIGNDSESYKHPNISSQNEWETLQKTMWNEAERLTELLSELPNTTLDTPFTDKKYGTYACNILGLIEHTHYHLGQIIILNKLLLKP, from the coding sequence ATGCCAACCTCAAAACAACTCGCCAAACATATTCATCAAGTTTATTTTGGTGGCAATTGGACGGAGGTCAATGTTAGAGATACCGTTTCTAACATAACTTGGGAAACGGCAATTAAGAACATAGAAGGTTTTAATACCATCTTGGCGCTCACCTATCATATTCATTATTTCACCAAAGTGCAACTTAGAGTTTTTGAAGACGGCCGACTTATTGGAAACGATAGCGAAAGTTATAAGCACCCAAATATTTCATCACAAAACGAATGGGAAACACTTCAAAAAACCATGTGGAATGAGGCTGAACGCTTAACTGAGTTACTATCAGAATTACCAAACACTACTTTAGACACTCCATTTACAGATAAAAAATATGGTACTTATGCGTGTAATATTTTAGGTCTCATTGAACATACACATTACCATCTTGGACAAATAATAATTCTAAATAAGTTACTTTTAAAACCTTAA
- a CDS encoding lipoate--protein ligase — protein MIFIDNEGQTNPKLNLALEEYILRHFDASTDYLLFYINEPSIIIGRNQNTLEEINQEYIDANNIHVVRRVSGGGAVYHDLGNLNFSFITNHDGKSISNFKKFTAPVIRVLNDMGVSAELKGRNDILVEEKKISGTAQFSTGKRMISHGTLLFDTDMSEVAKALQVKMSKIQSKGHKSVRSRVANISDFLKTPISMADFKKQLLVGLYEASEPFETYKLTEAEWKAVHDLKAKKYDLWEWNFGRSPKFNIQRSKRFPIGEIDLRIFVEKGHISDFKVFGDFFGRQPVSDLETLLINVPYDKNEINKILKDVSIEDYFGTLEKSDFIDLIYGNDV, from the coding sequence ATGATTTTTATTGATAACGAAGGACAGACCAACCCAAAATTAAACTTAGCGTTAGAAGAGTATATTTTAAGACATTTTGATGCGTCTACCGACTACCTATTATTTTACATCAACGAACCTTCTATTATTATAGGACGTAACCAGAATACCTTAGAAGAAATTAATCAAGAGTATATTGACGCTAATAATATCCATGTGGTGAGGCGCGTTTCTGGTGGTGGCGCTGTGTATCACGATTTAGGAAATTTAAATTTTAGTTTTATCACAAATCATGATGGTAAAAGCATCAGTAACTTTAAAAAGTTTACAGCTCCCGTTATTAGAGTATTAAATGACATGGGAGTTTCTGCAGAACTAAAAGGACGAAATGATATTTTGGTTGAAGAAAAAAAGATCTCTGGAACTGCTCAATTTTCTACCGGAAAACGAATGATTAGTCATGGCACGTTATTATTTGATACAGACATGAGTGAAGTAGCTAAAGCGCTTCAGGTAAAAATGAGTAAAATACAATCTAAAGGTCATAAATCGGTACGAAGTCGTGTAGCAAATATCAGTGATTTCTTAAAAACACCTATTTCAATGGCTGACTTTAAAAAGCAACTTCTCGTTGGTTTATATGAAGCCAGTGAACCTTTTGAAACCTATAAATTAACGGAAGCAGAATGGAAAGCTGTTCATGATTTAAAAGCTAAAAAATATGATTTATGGGAGTGGAATTTTGGACGTTCCCCTAAATTCAACATCCAACGCAGCAAACGTTTTCCTATAGGTGAAATTGACCTTCGTATTTTTGTTGAAAAAGGCCATATTTCAGATTTTAAAGTTTTTGGTGATTTCTTTGGAAGACAACCGGTTTCTGATCTTGAAACTTTACTTATTAATGTTCCTTATGACAAAAATGAAATCAATAAAATCCTAAAAGACGTTTCTATTGAAGATTATTTTGGTACGTTAGAAAAGTCCGATTTTATTGATCTTATTTATGGGAATGATGTATAA
- a CDS encoding tetratricopeptide repeat protein, producing the protein MKKIILTLLICLFSLSNYAQDQITTELEVALNEEQYDNIISEHADKANDYSAKAIYYIGMAYYMKADDDNVLKLMDLSIQKDSTDPDAYFIKGMTYNYMGQFDNAISSFNKAIALNSNDSNYYSGLGDAFISQDKLDQALSAYTTATEKHKPMERPFTMIPQIYAELNQPDKALDAFYKSKDMISNESDSYIIALYNIGLYEFLKKEYTKSEIAYKELLERVPNDYGTYAKLIQVYYGQKDYKKAEPLKEQLYVAYDKGKLTDTLKSMFCFDQFEWNGKLIYAYERFEEKEGELYYKHIFYITNDKGETEFTIQTENSPISIELGGSKYVLGMDKNGTHSTFRYGFEEDFDYDDLKKTVILVLEEKIKAGASSRKSKN; encoded by the coding sequence ATGAAAAAAATTATACTCACCTTACTTATTTGCCTTTTCAGTTTAAGCAATTATGCTCAAGATCAAATTACAACTGAATTAGAAGTCGCTTTAAATGAAGAACAATACGATAATATCATTAGCGAACACGCTGATAAAGCAAATGACTATTCAGCCAAAGCCATTTATTACATTGGTATGGCGTATTATATGAAAGCAGATGATGATAATGTGCTAAAATTAATGGATTTATCCATCCAAAAAGACAGCACTGATCCAGATGCTTATTTTATAAAAGGAATGACCTATAATTATATGGGGCAGTTCGATAACGCTATCTCATCCTTTAATAAAGCTATTGCGTTAAATTCTAATGACTCTAATTATTATAGCGGTTTAGGTGATGCATTTATTAGTCAAGATAAATTAGACCAAGCGCTTTCAGCTTATACCACTGCAACCGAAAAGCACAAACCTATGGAAAGACCGTTTACAATGATTCCTCAAATCTATGCAGAACTGAATCAGCCTGATAAAGCATTAGACGCTTTTTACAAATCGAAAGACATGATTTCCAATGAATCTGATTCGTACATCATTGCACTTTATAACATTGGCTTATATGAGTTTCTAAAAAAAGAGTATACAAAGTCTGAAATTGCCTATAAAGAATTACTTGAAAGGGTTCCGAACGATTATGGGACTTATGCTAAATTAATTCAAGTTTACTATGGTCAAAAAGACTACAAAAAAGCAGAACCACTTAAAGAACAGTTATATGTAGCTTATGATAAAGGCAAATTAACAGACACTTTAAAAAGTATGTTTTGTTTTGATCAATTTGAATGGAATGGAAAATTAATATATGCTTACGAACGATTTGAAGAGAAAGAAGGAGAATTGTATTATAAACATATATTCTACATTACTAATGATAAAGGTGAAACTGAATTTACCATTCAAACTGAAAATTCGCCAATCTCAATAGAACTTGGAGGCTCAAAGTACGTCCTTGGTATGGACAAAAATGGAACACATTCTACATTTAGATATGGATTTGAAGAGGATTTTGATTATGACGATTTAAAAAAGACCGTTATTCTTGTGCTTGAAGAAAAGATAAAAGCAGGAGCTAGTTCAAGAAAAAGCAAGAACTAA
- a CDS encoding DUF4294 domain-containing protein — translation MRYIVYIALLFSFALTAQEDPVKQDSTEVHYMYIEGDSIPVTSVELREVLVLPNLKFEDREARIRYIILRRKTLKVYPYAKLAAERLEALQERLDGLERKRDKKRYAKIIQNYIEEEFSAELKKLTKTEGQILVKLIHRQTGKTTFELIKELRSGWRAFWFNSTASLFDISLKKEFSPINEEEDYLIEDILQRAFQSERLKRQEPAFEIDFYDSLNKWTKKAKEPSNSKS, via the coding sequence ATGAGATATATCGTTTACATAGCATTGTTATTTTCATTTGCGTTAACTGCGCAAGAAGATCCTGTAAAACAAGATTCTACAGAAGTGCATTATATGTATATTGAAGGAGATTCTATTCCTGTAACTTCTGTAGAATTAAGAGAAGTTTTAGTACTACCTAATTTAAAATTTGAAGATCGAGAAGCTAGAATTCGTTATATTATTCTAAGACGAAAAACGTTGAAAGTGTATCCGTATGCTAAGTTGGCAGCAGAACGTTTAGAGGCTTTACAAGAACGCCTGGATGGCTTAGAACGTAAACGTGATAAAAAACGTTATGCTAAGATTATTCAGAATTACATTGAAGAAGAATTTTCGGCAGAACTGAAGAAACTCACAAAAACTGAAGGTCAGATTTTAGTAAAGCTCATTCACAGGCAAACGGGAAAAACAACGTTTGAGCTCATTAAAGAATTACGCAGTGGCTGGCGCGCCTTTTGGTTTAACAGTACGGCAAGTTTATTTGATATTTCATTGAAAAAAGAATTTAGCCCAATAAATGAAGAGGAAGATTATTTAATTGAAGATATTCTACAACGAGCATTTCAAAGTGAGCGATTAAAACGACAAGAGCCAGCTTTTGAAATTGATTTTTATGACAGCCTCAATAAATGGACTAAAAAAGCTAAAGAACCTAGTAATTCTAAAAGTTAA
- the trhA gene encoding PAQR family membrane homeostasis protein TrhA, whose translation MRVQTKLEEQLNAWTHGFGALLGIVALVLLIINTDGEKPWSLFSVIVYGASIITLFLASTFYHAVKGEKRKHYFRIVDHVSIYLLIAGTYTPVLLILLTDSLGWPLFWTVWGIAAFGVILKLFFTGRFEVFSTLLYLVMGWLIVFDFTNASEALGPNGILWLFAGGLFYTVGIIFYAIHRIPYNHVIWHLFVLAGAICHFFMVYLHVI comes from the coding sequence ATGCGCGTTCAAACAAAATTAGAGGAACAATTAAATGCTTGGACACATGGTTTCGGAGCGCTCTTAGGTATCGTAGCTTTAGTTTTACTCATTATAAATACAGATGGAGAAAAGCCTTGGAGTTTATTTAGTGTAATCGTTTATGGAGCTTCCATCATAACCTTATTTTTAGCATCAACATTTTACCATGCGGTAAAAGGGGAGAAGCGCAAACATTATTTTAGAATTGTGGATCATGTGAGCATCTATTTGCTTATTGCTGGTACATACACTCCAGTTTTATTAATTCTACTGACAGATAGTTTAGGGTGGCCATTGTTTTGGACCGTTTGGGGAATTGCTGCTTTTGGAGTGATTCTAAAACTCTTTTTTACAGGACGTTTTGAAGTGTTTTCAACTCTGTTATATTTGGTAATGGGTTGGTTAATTGTTTTCGATTTTACTAACGCCTCTGAAGCTCTTGGACCCAATGGAATTTTGTGGTTATTTGCAGGTGGTTTGTTTTATACGGTCGGTATTATTTTCTATGCCATTCATAGAATTCCTTACAATCACGTCATTTGGCATTTATTTGTATTAGCTGGTGCGATTTGTCATTTTTTTATGGTTTATCTTCATGTCATTTAA
- a CDS encoding thioredoxin family protein, with the protein MARTESNMLPLGTKAPDFNIIDTLDNTKKSLSELKGITGTLVMFICNHCPFVIHVSTELSQLAKDYVSKGINCIAISSNDAENYPQDRPELMAKNAIDNDYIFPYLYDQTQEVAKAYDAACTPDFFLFDSNLKLVYTGQLDDSRPGNGNPITGEDLRAAMTALVNKEAVNPDQKPSMGCGIKWI; encoded by the coding sequence ATGGCCAGAACCGAATCTAATATGCTGCCTTTGGGCACCAAAGCACCAGATTTTAATATCATAGATACTTTAGATAATACAAAAAAATCACTCAGCGAACTAAAAGGTATCACAGGCACATTGGTGATGTTTATTTGTAACCACTGCCCTTTTGTAATTCATGTCAGCACAGAATTATCGCAATTGGCTAAAGATTATGTTTCAAAAGGCATTAATTGTATAGCCATTTCGAGCAATGATGCTGAAAATTATCCACAAGATCGGCCAGAACTAATGGCTAAAAACGCCATAGATAACGATTATATTTTTCCGTATTTGTACGACCAAACTCAAGAGGTTGCCAAAGCATATGATGCTGCTTGTACACCAGATTTCTTCTTATTTGATTCCAATTTAAAATTAGTTTACACAGGTCAATTAGATGATTCTAGACCAGGAAATGGAAACCCTATAACTGGAGAAGACCTAAGAGCCGCCATGACAGCTTTAGTTAATAAAGAAGCTGTAAACCCAGATCAAAAGCCTAGCATGGGTTGTGGTATTAAGTGGATCTAG
- a CDS encoding alpha/beta hydrolase-fold protein has protein sequence MKKLHLIYFLCLTLFTANGQNNNDIIIGKTDSLNSKILKEQRNIWVHIPKEYSDGLIEKKNYPVVYLLDGDTHFHAVVGMIQQLSSLGGGSVFPKMIVVGILNTNRTRDLTPTKGKPDSSTDSNMIANSGGGENFMLFIEKELIPYMESNYPTDLYRTFIGHSFGGLTVMNTLIEKPYLFNSYVAIDPSMSWDNKNLLRKIKKTSLDGKYSSKNLFLGIANTMSEDMDTVTVKKDTTAGTRHIRAILELNDYLKNDTEKNISFKGEYYKDDHHGSVPLIAVYDALRFIFEFYLLKLDFVHPKSVTLKKVENHYKKLSREFGREIKPEEELSNMLGYWLMSKKEFENSEQFFNLNVKNYPESFNAYHSLGDFYLAIENKEKAIENYKKSVSLNIDSLSKDKLKELEKKK, from the coding sequence ATGAAAAAACTACATTTAATTTACTTTCTATGTTTAACTCTATTTACTGCGAATGGACAGAATAATAATGATATTATTATCGGCAAAACGGATAGCTTAAATTCAAAAATATTAAAAGAACAGAGAAATATTTGGGTTCATATCCCGAAAGAATATTCAGATGGATTAATAGAAAAGAAAAATTACCCTGTTGTTTATCTTCTAGATGGAGATACTCATTTTCACGCAGTCGTTGGAATGATTCAACAATTAAGTTCTTTAGGTGGAGGTTCAGTTTTTCCAAAAATGATTGTGGTTGGAATTCTTAATACAAATAGAACAAGAGATTTGACACCTACAAAGGGAAAACCCGACTCTTCTACAGACAGTAATATGATTGCTAATTCAGGTGGAGGTGAGAATTTTATGCTATTTATTGAAAAAGAGCTAATTCCTTATATGGAATCTAATTATCCTACAGATTTATATCGCACCTTTATTGGTCATTCATTTGGAGGTCTTACTGTAATGAATACATTAATAGAAAAACCCTATTTATTTAATTCTTATGTTGCAATTGACCCATCAATGTCGTGGGATAATAAAAATTTGTTAAGAAAAATTAAGAAAACGTCTCTCGACGGAAAGTATAGTAGCAAAAATCTTTTTCTAGGAATTGCAAATACTATGAGTGAAGATATGGATACAGTAACTGTAAAAAAAGATACCACTGCCGGAACAAGGCATATACGTGCTATCTTAGAACTTAATGATTACTTGAAGAATGACACTGAAAAAAATATATCGTTTAAAGGAGAATATTATAAAGACGACCACCACGGTTCTGTCCCATTAATTGCCGTATATGATGCTTTGCGGTTTATTTTCGAATTCTATCTCTTAAAGCTTGATTTTGTTCATCCTAAAAGTGTGACTTTAAAAAAAGTTGAAAATCACTACAAGAAATTATCAAGAGAGTTTGGTAGAGAGATAAAACCAGAAGAAGAATTATCAAATATGCTAGGTTATTGGTTGATGAGTAAAAAAGAATTTGAGAATTCGGAACAATTTTTTAATCTTAATGTGAAGAATTATCCTGAAAGTTTTAACGCTTATCATTCACTTGGAGATTTTTATCTAGCTATTGAAAATAAAGAAAAGGCTATTGAAAATTATAAAAAATCAGTTTCCTTAAATATAGATTCTCTTTCTAAAGATAAATTGAAAGAATTGGAAAAGAAAAAATAA